Within Quercus lobata isolate SW786 chromosome 5, ValleyOak3.0 Primary Assembly, whole genome shotgun sequence, the genomic segment TCGTGAAGTTAATGATTCGAGAAATGGAATCAGCGAACTGGGATCTCGACGAAGCAGTGAAATTCATCGAGCCAGACGCTGTTTTCACAAACCCAAATCACCGATCCTTCGTTTTCGAATCCTTCGTTTGCAAAACCATGCTCGAAGGTTTCAACTTCCCTCACTTTTCACCGAGCGACACTcacaatcatcatcatcatcaacaacaaaagcaaCAAGAACAACAGGACAAACATCGCAGCCGCCTCTGTTTCGACAAGTTTAAGAAGCTCACAAACGTTAATCCGAGGCGCTACCTCTTCGAGAACCCAAACTCTTCCTTCGGGAAGTTCTGTCGGGCCAAGTACCTAAACCTCGTACACGCGAAAATGGAATGCTCTCTGTTCGGTAACTTGAATCAGCGAAAGGTCATAACCTCTGGGGGTGTCCCCGATTCATCTTTCTTCGTAGCGTATGCTGAGATGGCGAAGCGCGTGTGGCTTTTGCACTGCTTGGCTTTCTCGTTTGATGAAGAGGTAACAATCTTTCAGGTAAGGAAAAATTGTAGATTCTCTGAGGTCTACATGGAATGTGTGGCTGAAGATTCTATGTTCTTGTCCGGTGAAATTGATAGCGGTGGTGATGGTAGTTGCAGTAACAATGGCGAGCTTCGAGTGTGTTTCACAGTTGTGCCAGGTTTTAAGCTCGGAAAAACTGTTATACAAAGTCAGGTTTATATGTTTCCGGCTATTACTAGCAACTAGCTAGTAGTCTTAGTATTTCCGGCGAGCGAGTTGCTAAAGAGTTTTGTATAATGTCAAAGTTATTACGGTGGTCACGCGTTTAATCACACGCTGCAATGTCAGATTGGGggtaaaaatctaaaaatgttTAGTCTTTGCTAGTTCTTTATAATGGCCAATTATGGGTCATATTAGATGCATAATATCATATAGTAATGtgtatattgtattttttttttcaagggcccatgtaacaaaaattgaacaaaGTGGGTTGCTTGCTTTTGGACTTTTGGTGTGCATAAAATCTTTAGATAGTGTTTCATTTTTTGTGCAAGataattgttgtttttgatTCGAAGTTAAAAAAACAGAGATAAATGTATGTATAAGAGATATGTGCAGTAAATGAATGTGCAAATAAACaacattttctttatgtttgcaTGTAATGTAAAGGATACTCTCAAAATACAAGATGTGATGGGTGACgcgtgggttttttttttttgggaactttTAAGCATATGACATGTTTGGTTAATAGTGGCTGATTGAGTGGGAACAGTCATGGCAATGGCAATGGCGTGTGGTCCCAGACGAGAAAGTGGTTCAGAGGGCATATGATCTAGATTTGGATCATAGTGAGAGAGCTGAGGCTTGAGAGAGGGGTGATCAGGTTGAGGGGACACGAActtttgttatgttttgtgAAAGTAAATTTCGTTGTTTACATTGCAGTACAGAACATTTGCATAAAAGTGTTCAATGTTATACACATTTGTTTAATTCACAATGTAAATTTTACGTTGATAGTCCAATGTAAAGATATAATTGTCTAGAAAGAAGCACTAAGCTTCCTTTTGGAtaccaatgaaaaataaaaattattttattatttaatttatttttgttactatttatgagtcacattatactttttggtattatttatgagtcttaCTGTAGTATTTCAGttcatttttacttttatctagagtattttcagtttcagcaaaataaaagGTCTCTAAACATATGTTAAGGGCCGGCTGATTTGGTTAGAGAGTTCAAATGTCATGTGTAAACACCAACACCGAAAACTATGGCCCCAAAAATATCAATGTTTTGTGTGGATCTACGATTCtgtatttgtttatattgattGTGAAAGAGAAGATAGCAAGAGCAAGTTGCATTGATTATAAATGCATTATAGTTATACATAATAATTGCAAGTACTGCTAAGTGCCAACTGCTCTGCATCTAGCTTTCTTAGTATTTGTATAATTTGACTCATTATGTTGCAGATTTAAATATATCGACTTGTCTCTATTAGCAAACTGAGAAGGGCAGTTTCGATTCTCATTCTAGCCGTGTAGTAGAAATCCGTGGGCAATTAATTGAACTGGTTATGGTCACACAATGTCATATTTGGCTCAGTGATGCTTGGACTTCTAGTGGAACCATGAGTCAGTGTTCACGAGCACACGTCTGTACTGTGTGTGCCCCACCAAGCGAATTACTGAAATTTCTCTACCATgtacttctttttttaactgCAACCCTATACTTCTTACCCTCTTTGGAGTTGGGACAAGCCAATGTTTTAAcataataactaaaataatggTCTAGTTTTAATACTAGGAATTATAGATTAAGGAATATTAAAAAGTTCAATTATCAGCTATGATTtacatttgttttaaaaaactatCCAAGGTGGATGCAtgtgtttttactattttatatatatatatatatatttgttttagacttttagtatttaaaaagataaaatattaaataatcaaATGTCAAGTACTCCTACATCTTAACAAATCATTTGATTGAGAGTTTAATTTCATCTTAAACAACCTTTTAAaagcattatttttttgaagtacAACTTTACTTTTGATAGGAATGATCCCTTCACACAATTACGACAAAGACTCCAGCAGCGCCACATAGTTGTCATTCAACACAGACCCCCTTAATTCGATGTTCACATCACCGGTTTCATGATGGATCCTCTAGCCCATACTCACCACTCGTCCAACTTAAGTGTTTAGTTGTCagtgattctcaaaaaaagaaaaaaataaaaataaagtgtttAGTTGTCAGAAGTTCCATCCCCCAACATTGAAGGCCCTTCCTATTGAGGAcattcacaataaaaaatattgttctattctattttaccatctcaaaaaattactttatcaattatattatatcattttacaacacacctaacctctcaatttttattttcttattctactcattaaaacaatatatctacataataaaatatattttccaaaatatattCTCAtcacctctttctctctctacctctcctctttctctcttttctcaatCATTCCTGGTCTCTTTTCCTCTTCATTTATGTGTCTAAAAtacaccataaaaaaatatttttaaaaacccagccaccaccactgccACTCACATCCGAGCAAACCTACCCACTTAGACCAGCAAacccaccaacaacaacaacaaacacaaaaaactgcCACCACAAGAaccaccaagaaaaaaaaacacacacacacacacacacaaattgcCAAATACCACTGGAAACCCACCACAAAAATCACCAAACCCACCACTCAGAcaccaaacccatcaccaatcTAAGCAAACCCACAACTTAAACCACTAGACCACCCACCGACCACAACCACAAGAAAGAGCCAccacagagaaaaaaaaacataaaaaagccTTCAaaaaccaccaacaacaaccacaTCCACAGGAAACAATGACCACATAATCaccaagaggaaaaaaaaacacacaaagaaATTGTCTATCTCGCAAACAACCACAACACTGAAACCCACCACCGCCAATCTTGCCGATCTAGAAACCCACCATATTGATCTCCACCTCGCCATTCCACCACGCTGATCAGCACCACCGACCCAGACCTATGCCACCACACAACCCAtgctgccaccaccaccacatcaACGAAACTTTTATGCCATGCCTACCTCTGCTGCTACCACCACCACATGGGGTTTTGGGTTTCAGAAAATGTAGTTTCTGGTTTGAGGAGTAGAGAGGGCAGGATAAGaagaagggagagagaagagatggaaGATGGAGAGAATTagagaaatgaaagaaatagtgataaactataaatttatatgGTACTATAGagggaataaaatatattaaaaattatacaatgtgaaagttcaaatagtgtgtaaaacacctatgaatgtttagacccccaaattaaaaataccaatacaagcttataatcaaacaatatatgtgtggaaaatgaaatataagctataaccaaatttgtaacacactctaaaccataattaataaCCAACATAGCaataattaaaaggtaaagagaaagataagaaatatgcaaacacaaagataacacggcgatgtgttatcgaagaggaaaccgaagtattcggcgaaaaacctctttgccgccctccaaacggtcaataatccattagagaataaagttaggatatatgaatagtagaagaccctccaagcctaatcgatccagtgcacctaagccctccaagcttcttgttcCAATAGGGTTACgtcgaaccttgtcttctctaacttaccgGATCCCAcaatagcccattgcatcaaccaaaatgaattagTCCCTTCTAAACTGCTTCctaagcaccaaaatacctcattactgatatgggtatggtgggataaggatttggctaaatgtacctctcaaggatatgtcaatggagagggtgggagtaaaggaatttggagaatcaaaagatgaagattggTGAATGAgtaaatcttgtttttctctagagtttctttctcaaaattctctctgggaactctctacattttgtgggtataagggtatttatagtagggtgtatGAGGAATGCGAAATGTCAGTTTTCATCAAACAGGATATTTTGGCGACTCGACCTCACGATTGGAacgagtcgcgagctaactgcctagctagactggaagttttgtcctgtagtactccaactgtcgtgacccttcagctctcttgcatgcttcacatgtgtgccaCCTTTGGCGACTCGCCAGTtacgagatccagtcgtgaggCTTTTCTTGAGTGCACACTTTTTGAgctttcttcacactctctcacacactacccttacataattcccacctaaatacatggtatctaattgctaaattacaagcaaatttgacacagaataaaaccaacacatgattgaataaatttaacttTACACAATGGAGTTATAATGTGATTCTACATTTAAAACCGCATTGTagcacaattgcaaatttttttgcaataatcaGCTTTTACAAGTTCGGATGGAGTAGGGGTTTTGGGCTTTTATGCTAAATTGAACCAACATATGACATATGCCATTTCCAATGTGAATGCTCTGAGCCATGCTACCCATACAACAAAGATGTTATGTTGTCCAATAAAGTATCGTGGGCGACCTTGAACACAAACTGTCTAAACCTCCATCCACTCGTCTAACCATCTAGATGAATACACTTCAATTAAAGtacttagagcattcccattgaAGATGTTAAAAGTGCTAGAATGctattttataactcaaaacaCTAATATATGCTCTACATCAAAGGTGCCAAATCTTAAAAGTTTTAGCAACTTGCTATAATAAGGTGCTACAACTAACACCTTACGATAGCAAATTGCTAAAACTTTTAAGATTTGACACCTTTGATGTAGAGCATATATCAGTGTTTTGAGCTATAAAATAGCAAgttgctatattttttttttattattttctctttctttttcactctctttctctctctttgggtctctttctttctttgtctccagaatcttcttttttgtagctcttgctctctctctagTTTGTGTTATGTGTCATGGGTGAGGTTGAAGATTGTTAGTGCCACGGTGGCATCCTACGAAATGTAGATCGGCGACTGTGGTGGTGCTTGTTCATTGTTTTGGTCAAtggttttggatttggatttgggtggTGGTCTCTAGtcctttttgttgttttttctgGGTAGAGGATTGGGCAGTGGACTAGAGGAGGTGATTGTCATTTGGATAAGTGATTGTTCCAATTTGGATCATGGTGGTTGTGATTTTTTCAAATAAGtttgtggtgggtttgtgggtgGTGGATGAGTttgttgttttgggttttggcaaATTTCGGTGAGTTTGTGGTTTTGGTGGTAGTTGTTGATTATGGCGTGTTGGTGGGTTGAGGCCGTGGATCAATCGATCTCTATTGGGTGAAATCTTTCTCTGGTGGGTGTGGGTTGATTGATTCGGTggttggttgtgggtttgatgTGGGTGGTGGCCATGAGGGGGTGGGTTGGTTGTTTTTGCTTGGAGAAGAAAAACACacgcagagaaagagagaaagatagaataaaattgaattataaataataaataaataatattttaatgaagtggtaaaaaaaataaagcttttGATGTAtggtgtattataaagtggagtgttaaaattgataaagtagtattttgagatgttaaatgctatattttttgacatatttgatgtgaatgctcttacagAAACCTTCAGACTTCAAGCACGAGATATCCACCCACCAACCAACATTCCCAAGTTACAGGGCACAAACTCCAATGATCTCGCTGCCATTAACTTCACACCAACCACACCTTCTGTCGCACCTCCACTAAGGAATGTAGCCAAAATCATAGAAGGTAGTCAAAGCCCCTATATAAGTACCAAATCCTCTCCATTCCAAGGTATGAGTGAAAAACCCTAACTCTTCTATTGTTAGAGTTCATTTAGGTTTCttagggttcgtttggatacaacttatttttgctgaaactgaaaactgaaaacactgtagcaaaataatttttaaatgtgtaaatagtaccatgggacccatttttaatttttttttttctgaataaagtgattgtgggtcccatgaGCAGTGCTGCTACAATGCAtgaacagtgctgctacagtGATAATTGTCTCCCTGAAACgcgtgaaaagaaaaaaaagagaaaaaagaaaggaaaacgcTGAAATCTGAAATGCACACGCCCGCAACCTGAATACAAACACATACTTAAGAGTTTATGACTTAAGCATTGGAGGAGCTTTGGCTTGCCCTATACCATTGCTCTCCAATAGTGTGATTCTTTTTGCAGGCTTTATGGTGCCCCTTGTTTGGACGATTAGCTCATTGATTCTCCTTTCATCATCAACTTTTGCATACTAAACAAAATGAACAAATGAGAATAAATTCATCCAAAACATATACTTAGAATACTTGTTAAtaaagtactaaaaaaaaaagaataaaactattaatttaatcatttttattgctttgCTTGCTACAAATTTTCTAGTCATTATATATGTAGGGTTTTACTAACGTATTagtaaatcattttagaaaattttttatgaaaaaatgaaaaaaataactaactgatttgataactttttcaattttttataaaatattttctattatggATGGTTAATGTATGATTGGTGTCAATGTTGTTATTGTATTAAAGTTGTATTTTATTCAAgggaaaagaaactaaaaagcAAGGGTacacacatgttaaatttttggtgatttatttTTCACATCTTATTGAATTAGCAAAATATAATTAGTAGCAATACCGTTATTATATGACATCACTACTATtatcattttatgattttatgaCACAAGTCACATCAACAGATGtgaaatttatttgttaaatttctTGGCCTACTTAtactttttcaaaagaaaattattaaaaagcaTCATTTTTTCGCAGCTTTCGGTGGCATGTAGAAAGAGTTTAGGACTTTCTATCTTCacggtcaaaaaaaaaaaaaaaaaaaagagtttaggACTGAGCCAGAGTCTCAGTGTGAGGGAGTACTGATACGCGTGTAGTGTAGTGTAGTAAACGAGTGGTATCTAATCTAACTAACATCAAAGAATTATAGATGCCACATAATAATAAGTAAACGATCGTTGAGACTAATATGGCAAGCAGTTTTAATCACTCACATGTAGTGCACatgggagaaaaaaatataagggAGCTAGGTGTAGATAGATGAATGAGACAAGGTTGAGTGACACTTGAGGGTGGAACAAAATTGATTCAAGTAAAGGCAGAGATATCTAATCTGGACAATACCTGTCGTTTTTAAGACGAGGGTATCTATCAGTATCAAATAGACAAGAATATGGCTGTGGACCTGTGGTCACACCCTGCGAGATTGAGAGATAAATGGGTTGGTACTTCGGCTCTGTCAAAAGGGCCGGCATATAACCAAAAACCATTTAGACTTGTTTCGGCACTTCCaatgtgacttttttttattacttattggGAAGCGGCCCGGCTGTTATTTTCAGCTCGCCCGGTTGGCCCAGTTTTCCACCCCCTAATTCTCTCTTTCTACGAGGTGGATggatatatgaaaaaattaattaccaaatttttttttaaaaatttttaaaaaattgaaagtttgtaGTGGGAGGTATTTTACTTGTTTAGACGAAAAATTGTTCAAAAACTGCGGGATTATGTGTTTATTGTAAGTtgtaattatttcaaaaaaataataataattgagatTGAGATTCGATGCAATTGCTATGAATGACTGAGATTTAAAGTTTTCACTCCTAATTCTCTCTTTCCATGAGGTGGATggatatatgaaaaaattaattaccagattttttttttttaaattttaaaaaaattgaaagtttgtaGTGAGAGGTATTTTACTTGTTTAGAGAAAAAATGGTTCAAACTGCGGAACTATGTGCTTATTGTAAgttgtaattatttaaaataataataataattgagatTGAGAACCAATGCAATTGTTATGAATGATTGATATTTAAAGTTACAAAAAGCAACTTTAAATCTcaatcattgaaaaaaaaatgagaaaaagtagaaaaataaaaataataaaatattgttgtGAGAGAAAGGGGAGTTAATTGCAAGGTGCATATTGCACCGAATCTCAAATCTAATAATTGAATTACAAGTTCTTAACATTAATTGCCAATTTAAGAGGCCACTTTCTTGcacccatttttttttaattaactactttttcaaaaacattatctaaacaagaattttattatttttattttatttaaatcattttcattctttattttaactttttattttattattctatttttgCTGATGCTAAAGTGACTATCAAATCTGGCTTGctattaaatttgttattaaaaaataggTAGTTGAAGGAGAGTTTTGGGAAAAAGACTTGTTATATACTATAAAAATTAGTAAGAAGAGCAATTATCACTAGCACAATTTGGAGTTTAGTTACcaattcttttgattttgtgagTTAAACCTCTATCCTCAATTTGGGACATTTAATTAATGACATTTTGCTAAGAGtcttataatttaataatattaccTACACTTTTTTATGATGAGAACTAGGGTCGAATCCCCCCTTCCCCAGAGTTTGTAATTATcgaattattataaaataataataatgaacaatttattattgttataattaGGTCAAGACATAccctctttgtttttttgcacATAATGctttttttcctcccttctcacttttccctttcttataaaaatagaaGCCATATGGGTGCCATTCCTCATGAAATAATACTTGttagaatttttcatttaagttggtttccattaattatatttttaatttataaaaataagttaaattgaaatataattgaTATACCTTTAGACTTCAACAGAGGTTTGGTCATATTGTGTCAACTGTCTTGGATGTTAAAAGCTTGGAAAGAAAGATCTGTCCATGTCGTGTGTCGACTGCGTgcgagcaattttttttttctgcagaaaatTTATTAAAGTTTAATTAATGACTACTGGTGAGGAAGAGATCATCATCTACCTAGATGTTCATTGAGAAGGTTTGGTTTGGACAAGTTTATCATGAATGAACGATCTCCTCATTTTTGAACACTAGACTCGTTGGATGTGTACGACCATGATCGATAATTTGTGTCTTAAAAAGAAAGTGTGACATTTGGGACATAGGAGCAACATTCATAGTGAATAACTAGAAAGTGAGATTTTTTTCCAAGACCATAGTGACTCCCCCAATCCCATCCATGACTATGAACTCCCATTTTGGCCATGACGAAGATAATAGTTACAATTAAGAgagaattttgttttaattataaaGTCCGCTAACTAAGCATCAAAGATCGCAAGGCTAATACCACATCAGTGTTTCCAAGAATGTCTTTCTCGTGTCTTGTAGGTATTCGATCAGCATATGTATGTTGTTAGATCAACCATGTGATCACTTATTCATCatcaactattaaaaaaaattgcactaaCAATAACAagtaatcactttttttttcccgggtgtcataaaaaattaacgtggttatttttttttaaggattctGTTAAAGAATACTATTAGTGTAGTGGATAAGATACATTTTAAAGCTctattaaataatgtttttatacatttttcaaaaaataaagtaaaaaattgtatacataTATTCAAAGAAGTTCACACAAACATAATGAATTTGTGCATGTAAACTAATAAATCATTAACAAGTATATAATCttctttgaaatatatatatatatatatatattatagcttataattaagtatttattaatcattaattcGTTGCTCTTACTTTCGTAGCCCACAAACCAACTATTTGCAGCACTGGCTGCAAATATATCGTTTCAAGCCACCCTAACTTTATAATCATGGGTCAAAAAAGGGATGAACTCTTTATTGGCACCTAAATGGAAAGAACAAATAATCTGATTAGAATAAATTGATAGCGGAGTCCACATATCTACCAAAATCTCTTTAATTATAAGCACTAAGCAGTTTACCTATCCTATACTATCCTGCTAAAGTGGCTCTTTGAGTTGAGGTGAAATGATTTCATTTGCATGGCCACGGCCtatatcttcttcctttttttttttttccctggttGAACTTGGTCCATACAAATTTATGACTAATGAGTAATGattactcttattattattattttttgtgtccGGAATCTagataatatatttaattttctgtCTTTGTTTGTGGTCttttaatatatcaattttcaGAAAGaatctcttataaaaaaaaaggaatcacAAGTGCTTTCTAATATGGGCTGGCCTATTAATTCTTTGGTGGGCTTGATTGGGCTCCAACATCAAATTCCTTCCCTTGTTGAATAGCCAGCCCATCATCACTTTGTcataaaattgaattaaaatcgCAGAGTTGAATGAATGTTGGTAACGAAACGAGGCCATAGACACTACTTGTTACTGTTCGTGGGAAAATAGGGCATATGTCAGAGGAGAAAATGAGGCACAATAGGTGAACTAAGCAACTGATTTCTCTACAATGCAGAGGCACTTACGAGTTACCCCGCtctaactaaaatttaaaatcatcaCGTGCTCCTTACATGCCAACTTGCGTGTATTCATTGTCTTGAACCACTTGCGAGTTAATCCTGAGTTCCACTAATCCAACAAAGTAGCAATTCTCCATCAAGTTTAACCCCAACCCAAGTACATtaaatctcacaaaatacataaaaaataaatgcatggaattacaacaaatttgaaacaaaataaagctaACAAAACACATTACGAAAATTCACAACTCAACAATAATTGTAATTGAGATGAGGGGTGCAAATGCTGGAAAAAGAGTTTTAGCTAAAGCAAGAATTCAGCTCAAGTGAACATGTCATATTAAGCAACTTTCAAGCTAGTTGGTTAGTTTTATAATATTGTAGGAAGATAGTTTCGCCTGACATTAGTCTAATTTAAGTCAAGCAAAATTCCTAACTTCAAAGAAATTAGttacttttgttctttgttgtTCCTATCAAATTACCCCTCTTATATTCTCTTTATACCCACGAACATACACTTTAATTCTTAGATTGAAGAGTGAGAGAGCTACCCACTTCCTCATAACAAAATATCCATTGTAGTTTCACACCTTCACCCTCTCAAATTGCCATATCATTAGAGAGAAGATCCAAGCCTTACACCATAGATACTTTGTGTGATCTTTGTTTAAGCTTGGTGTTGGGACTTGGGAATCACAAGAGCAATCCCCACAAAATCTTCAAAAGATGACCTTGAAGTATCCAAAGAAGCTTGGACTTGTGGTTGGTGGCTCAACTTGCAGAACCAGTTGCTACTAAGGAAATAAAAGAGGATTGGTGTAATTGGTTGCTAGCAAGAGTGGGTAGCTCAAATACATCTATATTTACTTAGCTCGAGGGGGTTCTAAGTGTAATGTATCACACCTAGTCTTACTAGTGAATTGATTTGGTGCTATAagctccaaatttttttattattatctaatttaGGTTTTTCTCTCCGTAAACGTTTCGCGATGTTTGAGGGTGTAAGTATTGGGGGGGATTTGATATTGTTGTTATGTTGTCAATGCAtgataattgtgaaatttgctTAAAACTTGTAATtagctataattttttt encodes:
- the LOC115993133 gene encoding protein GRAVITROPIC IN THE LIGHT 1, which encodes MDTMKPKSAFNNKSKLARTFQKVINLRTATKIASNNGICLLTSQPKVKEDYFTDCNNKKKSQQFDKHNEETKAKQRAVFEALVAKLFAGITSIKAAYGELQMAQSPYNSEGIQVADQAVVDELKAISELKRSFFKKELDLSPQVTLMLAEIQEQQSLMRTYQITIKKLQNEADHKDSDISSLQNQLDDSVSFNKSLEKRLNATGPLSMFDNLKLNKLNVTHFVQFLHHTLRSTRSFVKLMIREMESANWDLDEAVKFIEPDAVFTNPNHRSFVFESFVCKTMLEGFNFPHFSPSDTHNHHHHQQQKQQEQQDKHRSRLCFDKFKKLTNVNPRRYLFENPNSSFGKFCRAKYLNLVHAKMECSLFGNLNQRKVITSGGVPDSSFFVAYAEMAKRVWLLHCLAFSFDEEVTIFQVRKNCRFSEVYMECVAEDSMFLSGEIDSGGDGSCSNNGELRVCFTVVPGFKLGKTVIQSQVYMFPAITSN